Proteins encoded in a region of the Elaeis guineensis isolate ETL-2024a chromosome 7, EG11, whole genome shotgun sequence genome:
- the LOC105048999 gene encoding LOW QUALITY PROTEIN: uncharacterized protein (The sequence of the model RefSeq protein was modified relative to this genomic sequence to represent the inferred CDS: inserted 1 base in 1 codon) — protein MGAGEKTTPGNQDEPATAVLGSSVTPMARSSSSTTPDPGGSNPTPCTPFTRSSSSSSSEKNTVLLSDWWLVKAERGAGGKRLAVSGFTTRQQAIRVFTSAPIAKRYDAYTLETEDGITVIIQGMINKALAHDNGFPPEVCNRFLVGFPYNWDYYADEYFRRSSTCSSNSSSSAGFGELSKDSADGAGHTSSVCVKESPIGRICDILISSGVTLSSNFTETLKKFFRDPSLNPICQKPLLAVEKCGEHEMDKSDQKHENDKGCATTINHDAEGHVTSHAEEGGHRNDLHAGDVPEENSKLNHDVSYDSLMHESRETDSQPAVEITSQTETGTTMRRETLLTKTRDVEKDNDLVVSVAMDCDNVDHVAACIDGKESAESRLESCKVGMKYLLKDSLPKESNLTNHEHDEELGHDAVKRRHFVEILRVPNVGVSDDLLVQKDCDPKXSNSSKVKMTVVSENSPVSDVKKQLKVSMAQDDKARSKISSQNQVMVHSTILVAQDDADSHPVEGRGMDLNNLKSPNVNITGISKDFSSNEIDDMCRRIFKKIESCKFPAARDSIPQIGSAVDMKSTRASEVKESPTNKHLTDVVKEGGRKKENIQKEDQKCAECINSKVCLHFSMPAAQKSANEEKLTGKFSLCGTEELSSTRDVQDDVSLIVLRTRNVPRNSSASSEGKPVKSSTNVKADALSTRMKSSKKKGDDNQMARCSPEVEKIGVSSVPMDHNIVNAANDAKRESRHKHTQAVAKVGKVSLESLPTEHSSEDVNYGIQPCIISTPAATVVMHRQGHLANSVKEQSSNDKTLAMTGENIPNGPNDQNAKMSEVLIMEQPSGVKTLHTTRRKTAWRPISSVYQTPNTRGKAHKLSMASPESLNLKRSRSGRLIVPPLANWCQQIIYDADGSIAGIRGVDVLNSPKIGSKSEPVKKRKKFA, from the exons ATGGGGGCCGGAGAGAAGACTACACCAGGGAACCAAGATGAGCCGGCGACGGCGGTGCTCGGTTCTTCCGTTACTCCCATGGCGAGGTCGTCTTCGTCCACCACTCCCGACCCCGGCGGTTCTAATCCCACTCCCTGCACTCCCTTTACCCGCTCTTCTTCTTCCTCGTCCTCCGAGAAGAACACG GTTTTGTTGTCCGATTGGTGGTTGGTTAAAGCGGAAAGAGGAGCGGGTGGGAAAAGATTGGCCGTCAGTGGGTTTACCACCAG GCAACAAGCAATCAGAGTCTTCACTTCTGCACCTATTGCAAAAAGATATGATGCCTACACTCTCGAGACTGAAGATGGGATCACTGTGATAATCCAGGGCATGATAAACAAAGCACTTGCACATGATAATGGGTTTCCTCCTGAG GTTTGCAATCGTTTCCTAGTTGGATTTCCTTATAATTGGGATTACTATGCTGATGAGTATTTTAGAAGGAGTTCCACTTGTTCAAGTAATTCTTCAAGTTCTGCTGGTTTTGGTGAGCTATCCAAAGATTCAGCTGATGGTGCAGGTCATACATCTTCAGTATGTGTAAAGGAGTCTCCAATTGGTCGGATCTGTGACATACTGATATCTTCTGGTGTTACTCTGTCAAGCAACTTCACTGAAACTCTGAAAAAATTCTTTAGAGATCCTTCATTGAATCCGATTTGCCAAAAACCACTTTTGGCTGTGGAAAAGTGTGGTGAGCATGAGATGGATAAAAGTGACCAAAAGCATGAAAATGACAAGGGATGTGCTACCACCATTAACCATGATGCTGAAGGACATGTAACTAGCCATGCTGAAGAAGGGGGTCATAGAAATGACTTACATGCAGGTGATGTCCCGGAAGAAAATTCTAAGTTAAATCATGACGTCTCATATGATTCTTTAATGCATGAGAGCAGAGAAACTGATAGCCAGCCAGCGGTGGAGATCACTAGCCAGACAGAGACAGGAACAACCATGCGAAGGGAAACACTGTTGACAAAAACAAGAGATGTAGAGAAGGATAATGACTTGGTGGTCTCTGTTGCAATGGATTGTGACAATGTTGATCATGTTGCAGCTTGTATAGATGGAAAAGAAAGTGCTGAGAGTAGATTAGAGTCATGCAAAGTGGGGATGAAATACTTATTAAAAGATTCACTGCCAAAAGAATCAAATCTTACAAATCATGAACATGATGAGGAACTTGGACATGATGCAGTAAAAAGACGACATTTTGTAGAAATTTTAAGAGTACCAAATGTAGGTGTTTCAGATGATTTGCTGGTGCAAAAAGATTGTGACCCAA AATCAAATTCATCAAAAGTCAAAATGACTGTGGTTTCAGAAAATTCTCCTGTTTCTGATGTCAAAAAACAATTGAAGGTTTCCATGGCACAGGATGATAAAGCAAGATCTAAGATTTCATCACAGAATCAAGTAATGGTGCATTCTACCATTTTAGTAGCTCAAGATGATGCAGATTCTCATCCTGTTGAAGGGAGAGGGATGGACCTTAACAACCTGAAGTCACCCAATGTTAACATCACAGGAATTTCTAAAGATTTTTCATCAAATGAGATAGATGATATGTGTCGtaggatttttaagaaaattGAGAGCTGTAAATTTCCTGCTGCAAGGGATTCTATTCCCCAGATAGGGTCTGCTGTTGATATGAAAAGCACTAGAGCATCAGAAGTGAAGGAATCTCCAACAAATAAACATCTAACTGATGTAGTAaaagaaggaggaagaaagaaggaaaacatTCAGAAAGAAGATCAAAAATGTGCTGAATGCATCAATAGTAAAGTTTGTTTGCACTTTTCTATGCCAGCAGCACAAAAATCTGCCAATGAAGAAAAATTAACAGGTAAATTTTCTTTGTGTGGAACTGAAGAACTCTCATCAACTAGAGATGTTCAGGATGATGTGTCTTTAATTGTTCTTCGCACACGTAATGTGCCCAGAAATAGTTCTGCTTCATCGGAGGGGAAACCTGTAAAAAGCTCAACTAATGTCAAGGCTGATGCATTAAGTACTAGGATGAAGTCATCAAAGAAAAAAGGGGATGATAACCAGATGGCTAGATGTAGCCCTGAGGTTGAAAAAATTGGGGTCAGTTCTGTACCAATGGACCATAACATTGTAAATGCAGCAAATGATGCTAAGCGTGAATCCAGGCACAAACATACTCAGGCTGTAGCTAAAGTGGGAAAGGTTTCTCTTGAATCATTACCAACGGAACATAGTAGCGAAGATGTAAACTATGGGATTCAGCCATGCATTATATCTACTCCAGCTGCTACTGTTGTAATGCACAGACAAG GTCATTTAGCTAATTCAGTGAAGGAGCAATCCAGCAATGATAAAACATTAGCTATGACTGGGGAAAATATTCCAAACGGACCAAATGATCAAAAT GCCAAAATGTCTGAGGTTTTAATAATGGAGCAACCTTCCGGGGTGAAAACATTGCACACTACCCGAAGGAAAACAGCTTGGAGGCCAATTTCATCT